The following are encoded together in the Malaya genurostris strain Urasoe2022 chromosome 3, Malgen_1.1, whole genome shotgun sequence genome:
- the LOC131436489 gene encoding GDNF-inducible zinc finger protein 1-like isoform X2, which translates to MESLVCRLCLYNNENILSIFDDRQRESKLQEKLQQYLNLEVKEDDTLPKLICLKCFQTVENFHVFYQEVAQNQTVFAYSSQPGMIVISDQSSHTTYILREEEVIGQSCIELDDGSSAAVKISSLSPQSSIQFQKPSISQQCQNAITSKLTLLQLPSPVTATVLSTIDADGTTVVLPVNSHAGNVSPEIISSDLPTYDESQKAKVIVTSFDTYEEGSSSNDNYTQNQEAGQLGNDGPDYDDDVDDDDEEDAVQTPEDSNIQSKHGTPEKKSNVSIDYSAFPNKLIEECRLIVKGKELSSLMAKFYDVCCELCQDASSERLKFSDMDEYVSHCKDTHGLKAQVICCTQKITKPRIMAMHMARHLQPEAFKCQECGKLMTTPKILQYHIQNHRPEEERPLKCNICPRRFSYASALMTHCQSHLPEEDRTQHVCDECGKGFSIAKRLTEHFHTVHCRTEPLQSYVCHVCAKQFTSKSNLTYHLTTHQPKIHQVQCEQCKKWLKNKLCLRKHMVQHSMVRHKCNLCDYSAANMQCLRNHMRVQHTDLKPFACDVCGKTFKLKNTLLNHHVQHTGVKKFCCEFCSRTFASSGNYYAHRKRMHPQELHVQKMRKQAEEDEFRSKTLFTEAT; encoded by the exons ATGGAAAGTTTAGTTTGTCGATTATGTTTATACAATAATGAGAATATTTTGTCGATATTTGATGATCGTCAGCGAGAATCTAAGCTGCAAGAGAAGCTCCAACAATATTTAAATCTTGAG GTGAAAGAAGATGATACTCTTCCAAAGCTGATATGCTTAAAATGCTTCCAAACCGTAGAAAAttttcatgtgttctaccaaGAGGTTGCCCAGAATCAAACCGTTTTTGCATATAGCAGTCAACCGGGGATGATTGTCATTAGCGACCAAAGTTCACACACTACCTACATCCTGCGTGAGGAGGAGGTGATTGGTCAATCCTGTATTGAGCTGGACGACGGGAGTTCAGCGGCAGTAAAGATTTCAAGTCTCAGTCCCCAGAGTAGCATACAATTTCAAAAACCTTCGATTTCCCAACAATGCCAAAATGCTATAACATCAAAGCTAACTTTACTGCAACTACCTAGTCCGGTAACGGCCACCGTGTTGAGTACTATCGATGCTGATGGGACTACTGTTGTTTTACCGGTAAACAGTCATGCTGGTAACGTTTCACCCGAGATTATCTCTTCGGATTTGCCCACCTACGACGAATCCCAGAAAGCTAAGGTGATCGTCACCAGCTTCGATACGTACGAGGAAGGAAGTAGTTCTAATG ATAATTACACTCAAAACCAGGAAGCAGGACAACTCGGTAACGATGGCCCAgattatgatgatgatgttgatgatgatgacgaggaAGATGCTGTTCAAACGCCAGAAGATTCCAATATTCAATCGAAACATGGGACTCCGGAAAAGAAGTCAAACGTGTCGATCGATTACAGTGCTTTTCCGAATAAGTTAATCGAGGAATGTCGGTTGATTGTAAAGGGCAAGGAGCTCTCCAGCTTGATGGCGAAATTCTATGATGTCTGTTGTGAGCTTTGTCAAGATGCTTCCAGTGAACGGCTCAAGTTCTCGGACATGGACGAGTATGTGTCGCATTGCAAAGATACTCACGGTCTAAAAGCTCAAGTGATATGCTGTACGCAGAAAATTACTAAGCCCCGCATAATGGCAATGCACATGGCACGACATTTGCAACCGGAAGCGTTTAA GTGTCAAGAGTGCGGCAAGTTGATGACGACTCCTAAAATTTTGCAGTATCATATACAAAACCATCGGCCCGAGGAGGAACGCCCATTGAAGTGCAATATTTGCCCTCGTCGTTTTTCGTATGCCAGTGCGCTGATGACACATTGTCAGTCGCACCTTCCCGAGGAGGATCGAACGCAACACGTTTGCGATGAGTGTGGCAAAGGCTTCAGTATTGCCAAGAGACTTACGGAGCACTTCCATACAGTGCACTGTAGAACTGAGCCACTTCAATCATACGTTTGTCACGTTTGCGCTAAACAATTTACATCCAAGAGCAATTTGACTTATCATCTAACAACGCATCAACCGAAAATTCATCAGGTGCAGTGCGAACAGTGTAAGAAGTGGCTCAAGAATAAATTGTGTCTGCGGAAGCATATGgttcagcattcaatggtacgTCACAAATGCAATCTTTGCGATTATTCTGCCGCCAACATGCAGTGTCTGAGAAACCATATGCGAGTGCAGCATACTGATCTTAAGCCGTTTGCCTGTGATGTGTGCGGTAagacgttcaagttgaaaaacacCTTGTTGAATCACCATGTGCAGCACACGGGGGTAAAGAAGTTTTGCTGTGAATTTTGCTCGCGAACTTTCGCTTCCAGTGGAAATTACTATGCGCATCGAAAGCGGATGCATCCCCAAGAATTGCATGTACAGAAAATGCGAAAACAAGCGGAAGAGGA TGAGTTTCGTTCAAAAACACTCTTCACTGAGGCTACATGA
- the LOC131436489 gene encoding GDNF-inducible zinc finger protein 1-like isoform X1, with amino-acid sequence MESLVCRLCLYNNENILSIFDDRQRESKLQEKLQQYLNLEVKEDDTLPKLICLKCFQTVENFHVFYQEVAQNQTVFAYSSQPGMIVISDQSSHTTYILREEEVIGQSCIELDDGSSAAVKISSLSPQSSIQFQKPSISQQCQNAITSKLTLLQLPSPVTATVLSTIDADGTTVVLPVNSHAGNVSPEIISSDLPTYDESQKAKVIVTSFDTYEEGSSSNVSDNYTQNQEAGQLGNDGPDYDDDVDDDDEEDAVQTPEDSNIQSKHGTPEKKSNVSIDYSAFPNKLIEECRLIVKGKELSSLMAKFYDVCCELCQDASSERLKFSDMDEYVSHCKDTHGLKAQVICCTQKITKPRIMAMHMARHLQPEAFKCQECGKLMTTPKILQYHIQNHRPEEERPLKCNICPRRFSYASALMTHCQSHLPEEDRTQHVCDECGKGFSIAKRLTEHFHTVHCRTEPLQSYVCHVCAKQFTSKSNLTYHLTTHQPKIHQVQCEQCKKWLKNKLCLRKHMVQHSMVRHKCNLCDYSAANMQCLRNHMRVQHTDLKPFACDVCGKTFKLKNTLLNHHVQHTGVKKFCCEFCSRTFASSGNYYAHRKRMHPQELHVQKMRKQAEEDEFRSKTLFTEAT; translated from the exons ATGGAAAGTTTAGTTTGTCGATTATGTTTATACAATAATGAGAATATTTTGTCGATATTTGATGATCGTCAGCGAGAATCTAAGCTGCAAGAGAAGCTCCAACAATATTTAAATCTTGAG GTGAAAGAAGATGATACTCTTCCAAAGCTGATATGCTTAAAATGCTTCCAAACCGTAGAAAAttttcatgtgttctaccaaGAGGTTGCCCAGAATCAAACCGTTTTTGCATATAGCAGTCAACCGGGGATGATTGTCATTAGCGACCAAAGTTCACACACTACCTACATCCTGCGTGAGGAGGAGGTGATTGGTCAATCCTGTATTGAGCTGGACGACGGGAGTTCAGCGGCAGTAAAGATTTCAAGTCTCAGTCCCCAGAGTAGCATACAATTTCAAAAACCTTCGATTTCCCAACAATGCCAAAATGCTATAACATCAAAGCTAACTTTACTGCAACTACCTAGTCCGGTAACGGCCACCGTGTTGAGTACTATCGATGCTGATGGGACTACTGTTGTTTTACCGGTAAACAGTCATGCTGGTAACGTTTCACCCGAGATTATCTCTTCGGATTTGCCCACCTACGACGAATCCCAGAAAGCTAAGGTGATCGTCACCAGCTTCGATACGTACGAGGAAGGAAGTAGTTCTAATG TTTCAGATAATTACACTCAAAACCAGGAAGCAGGACAACTCGGTAACGATGGCCCAgattatgatgatgatgttgatgatgatgacgaggaAGATGCTGTTCAAACGCCAGAAGATTCCAATATTCAATCGAAACATGGGACTCCGGAAAAGAAGTCAAACGTGTCGATCGATTACAGTGCTTTTCCGAATAAGTTAATCGAGGAATGTCGGTTGATTGTAAAGGGCAAGGAGCTCTCCAGCTTGATGGCGAAATTCTATGATGTCTGTTGTGAGCTTTGTCAAGATGCTTCCAGTGAACGGCTCAAGTTCTCGGACATGGACGAGTATGTGTCGCATTGCAAAGATACTCACGGTCTAAAAGCTCAAGTGATATGCTGTACGCAGAAAATTACTAAGCCCCGCATAATGGCAATGCACATGGCACGACATTTGCAACCGGAAGCGTTTAA GTGTCAAGAGTGCGGCAAGTTGATGACGACTCCTAAAATTTTGCAGTATCATATACAAAACCATCGGCCCGAGGAGGAACGCCCATTGAAGTGCAATATTTGCCCTCGTCGTTTTTCGTATGCCAGTGCGCTGATGACACATTGTCAGTCGCACCTTCCCGAGGAGGATCGAACGCAACACGTTTGCGATGAGTGTGGCAAAGGCTTCAGTATTGCCAAGAGACTTACGGAGCACTTCCATACAGTGCACTGTAGAACTGAGCCACTTCAATCATACGTTTGTCACGTTTGCGCTAAACAATTTACATCCAAGAGCAATTTGACTTATCATCTAACAACGCATCAACCGAAAATTCATCAGGTGCAGTGCGAACAGTGTAAGAAGTGGCTCAAGAATAAATTGTGTCTGCGGAAGCATATGgttcagcattcaatggtacgTCACAAATGCAATCTTTGCGATTATTCTGCCGCCAACATGCAGTGTCTGAGAAACCATATGCGAGTGCAGCATACTGATCTTAAGCCGTTTGCCTGTGATGTGTGCGGTAagacgttcaagttgaaaaacacCTTGTTGAATCACCATGTGCAGCACACGGGGGTAAAGAAGTTTTGCTGTGAATTTTGCTCGCGAACTTTCGCTTCCAGTGGAAATTACTATGCGCATCGAAAGCGGATGCATCCCCAAGAATTGCATGTACAGAAAATGCGAAAACAAGCGGAAGAGGA TGAGTTTCGTTCAAAAACACTCTTCACTGAGGCTACATGA